Proteins from a genomic interval of Moorena sp. SIOASIH:
- a CDS encoding emopamil-binding family protein yields MTIIRVVQIITVVAALVCVPGALALIILFKADPVTSSNIASTILIISLLGLLLSPWLYSKEGNRTRAEKLITICSIWLLISGIAHVTWELSWCFVHPYLHNVTEKDKWAWIWWAYGVADHRYLISDSATVILEWVTATIGGPLTLYAFYLLKKNSRKAGLCILVTSLMDLYGAVLFFGTEVLNGFPNIDTEHFVNFWIKFWGLNSLWVFFSIFCIYVAISVLDIKSDNRDRSDVEFMKSS; encoded by the coding sequence ATGACAATAATTCGAGTAGTTCAAATCATAACTGTGGTGGCAGCACTTGTTTGTGTTCCAGGGGCACTCGCCCTGATAATCTTGTTCAAAGCAGACCCAGTAACTTCTTCAAATATTGCTTCTACTATACTGATCATTTCCTTGCTAGGGCTGTTGCTATCCCCCTGGTTATACTCGAAGGAAGGAAACCGGACAAGAGCAGAAAAACTAATAACTATTTGCAGCATTTGGTTATTAATATCGGGAATTGCTCATGTTACATGGGAGTTAAGCTGGTGTTTTGTTCATCCATATCTACACAATGTCACGGAAAAAGATAAGTGGGCTTGGATATGGTGGGCTTATGGTGTTGCCGATCACCGTTATCTCATCTCAGACTCTGCTACTGTTATTTTAGAGTGGGTGACTGCTACCATAGGCGGACCTTTAACACTTTATGCTTTTTATCTTCTGAAGAAAAATTCCCGAAAAGCTGGCTTGTGTATTCTGGTTACTTCACTAATGGATTTATATGGTGCTGTTTTGTTTTTTGGTACAGAGGTTTTAAATGGCTTTCCCAATATAGATACCGAACATTTTGTCAATTTTTGGATTAAGTTTTGGGGACTCAATTCTCTTTGGGTTTTCTTTTCTATCTTTTGTATTTATGTAGCTATCTCTGTTTTAGATATAAAATCTGACAATCGCGAT
- a CDS encoding methyltransferase domain-containing protein — protein sequence MNDFVSQYDEMIFYCLERKSYFKKDFFNVGFWLSDTLNQEEACENIVDKLLEFIPDKKGKILDVGCGLGATTNHLLNYYPASNVVGINISQKQVEKCRLNAPGCTFIVMNAVKMEFEDNSFDNIICVEAAFHFDTRNEFLQEAWRILKPGGHLVLADIIFESTQWVGEWLVPLKNNVRNMEEYKDTYLQAGFKQVELIDVTNQSWGEYCRRMMSWLQDQFSAEKVDEPTFRQYMTVYDGMLNSSVKHYLMASAKKP from the coding sequence ATGAACGATTTTGTTAGTCAATATGATGAGATGATTTTCTATTGTTTAGAAAGAAAATCCTACTTTAAAAAAGATTTTTTTAATGTTGGCTTCTGGCTTTCTGACACTCTAAATCAAGAGGAAGCCTGCGAGAATATTGTAGATAAGCTTTTAGAATTCATTCCTGACAAAAAGGGCAAAATACTTGATGTTGGCTGTGGCTTAGGTGCCACTACCAATCATCTTCTCAACTATTATCCAGCTAGTAATGTCGTGGGTATCAACATTTCTCAAAAACAAGTTGAAAAATGTAGATTGAACGCACCAGGCTGCACATTCATTGTTATGAATGCAGTGAAGATGGAGTTTGAAGATAATTCGTTTGATAACATCATTTGTGTTGAGGCTGCCTTCCACTTTGATACAAGAAATGAATTTTTACAGGAAGCTTGGCGCATATTGAAGCCAGGTGGTCATCTAGTACTAGCCGACATTATCTTTGAAAGTACCCAGTGGGTAGGTGAATGGCTAGTGCCTTTGAAGAACAATGTCAGAAATATGGAGGAGTACAAAGATACTTACCTACAAGCAGGATTCAAACAGGTGGAACTTATTGACGTAACAAATCAGTCTTGGGGAGAATATTGCCGACGTATGATGAGTTGGCTCCAGGATCAGTTTTCGGCAGAAAAAGTTGATGAGCCAACTTTTCGCCAATACATGACTGTATATGATGGTATGCTAAATTCTTCTGTAAAACATTATCTTATGGCTTCAGCAAAGAAGCCATAA
- a CDS encoding aromatic ring-hydroxylating dioxygenase subunit alpha translates to MLKSRFPFTSFPNGWFRIAYSDELRPGQVKPLRYFGRDLVVFRTQQGEVHLLDAHCPHLGAHLGYGGKVKGDIIQCPFHGWCFNGQGQCVDIPYANKIPPKAQISTWPICEVNGVIMVYYHAQGEKPTWAVPELPEYTSREWTPFRLGQSWKIRTHIQEIIENAVDYAHLPFVHITWDTVKTEPLEVEGSVLKWRASRQGGKFLGSQILLATPEETLSDITCYGLGCKLIRVCAKMRIDVNVLLMFFMTPIDREYIEVHAVISLQKLLNPIVTFAVKQNLIKRLQQEIQQDIPILENKIYPTVPNFCDGDAPIAQYRHWARQFYAEQPVITKAVVQML, encoded by the coding sequence ATGTTGAAATCCCGTTTTCCGTTTACATCTTTTCCGAACGGCTGGTTCCGTATTGCCTACAGTGACGAACTGCGCCCAGGTCAGGTCAAACCACTCCGCTATTTTGGTAGAGACCTGGTGGTTTTCCGCACTCAACAAGGTGAAGTTCACCTTCTCGATGCCCATTGTCCACACCTGGGAGCACATCTGGGTTATGGCGGCAAAGTCAAGGGAGACATTATTCAGTGTCCCTTTCATGGCTGGTGTTTTAACGGTCAGGGGCAATGTGTTGATATTCCTTATGCCAATAAAATCCCACCAAAGGCTCAAATTTCTACATGGCCTATTTGTGAAGTGAATGGGGTGATCATGGTTTACTATCATGCTCAGGGAGAAAAACCAACTTGGGCAGTACCAGAACTACCAGAATATACATCCAGAGAATGGACTCCGTTTCGCCTAGGTCAAAGTTGGAAAATCCGTACACATATTCAAGAAATTATTGAGAATGCCGTCGATTATGCCCATCTTCCCTTTGTACATATTACATGGGATACCGTGAAAACTGAGCCGTTGGAAGTAGAAGGATCAGTACTGAAGTGGCGCGCTTCTCGTCAGGGAGGAAAGTTTTTGGGTAGCCAAATCTTGTTGGCAACACCGGAAGAAACATTGTCAGATATTACCTGTTACGGATTGGGCTGCAAATTGATACGAGTTTGTGCCAAGATGAGAATCGATGTGAACGTACTGCTTATGTTTTTTATGACTCCTATTGATAGGGAATATATTGAAGTTCATGCAGTTATAAGTCTTCAAAAACTTCTAAATCCAATTGTAACATTTGCAGTGAAACAAAACCTTATCAAGCGGTTACAACAAGAGATTCAGCAAGATATTCCAATTTTAGAAAATAAGATTTATCCAACTGTGCCTAATTTTTGCGATGGGGATGCACCCATTGCTCAATATCGGCACTGGGCACGTCAGTTCTACGCCGAACAGCCTGTTATAACCAAAGCTGTAGTACAGATGTTGTAG